In Paenibacillus sp. 1781tsa1, one DNA window encodes the following:
- a CDS encoding ABC transporter ATP-binding protein, with amino-acid sequence MNQQQDEHVQPERGARALEPKHGEKLHSANPGLPTNTTPAPVPPALNVVNVHASFRERRSKLPVLNGLSLTVEQGEFVAIVGPSGCGKSTLFHIIGGLLKPQEGQVLMNGHDVTGQRGKISYMPQQPALFPWRTIEDNVLLAGEVAIDAPPRAEALAEARKWLSSVGLAGFEQAYPHMLSGGMQQRAAFLRALLSPQELMLLDEPFSALDALTRSDMQRWLLDIWEQNRRSVLFITHNIEEALLLADRVYVLSNRPATVLHEVHVPFDRPRREEITEESAFLERKRQIAQWMREEQQKARLS; translated from the coding sequence TGGTCTACCGACAAATACCACTCCTGCTCCGGTTCCGCCGGCACTGAACGTTGTTAATGTTCATGCATCATTCCGTGAACGGCGCAGCAAGCTACCGGTTCTGAACGGCCTATCCCTGACTGTGGAGCAAGGCGAGTTTGTTGCTATCGTTGGACCTTCTGGCTGTGGGAAAAGCACTCTGTTCCATATCATCGGTGGTCTGCTGAAACCTCAGGAAGGGCAAGTACTCATGAACGGTCATGATGTGACGGGCCAACGTGGTAAGATCAGTTATATGCCACAACAGCCTGCTCTTTTCCCGTGGCGCACCATTGAAGACAATGTACTGCTTGCTGGTGAAGTTGCTATAGATGCTCCTCCCCGGGCCGAAGCTCTTGCGGAGGCTCGAAAGTGGTTAAGCAGCGTGGGTCTTGCGGGATTCGAACAGGCATACCCGCATATGTTGTCGGGCGGAATGCAGCAGCGTGCTGCATTCCTGCGCGCCCTGCTCAGTCCGCAGGAGCTGATGCTGCTGGACGAACCCTTCAGCGCGCTGGATGCACTGACACGTAGTGATATGCAGCGCTGGCTGCTCGATATCTGGGAACAGAACCGCCGTTCGGTGCTGTTCATCACCCACAATATTGAAGAAGCATTGCTGCTTGCGGATCGGGTCTATGTATTATCCAACCGGCCTGCAACGGTGCTGCATGAGGTACATGTTCCTTTTGATCGCCCCAGACGGGAAGAAATTACGGAGGAATCGGCATTCCTTGAACGGAAACGGCAGATTGCACAGTGGATGAGAGAAGAACAGCAGAAAGCCCGCCTATCTTGA